The proteins below come from a single Azospirillum thermophilum genomic window:
- a CDS encoding HupE/UreJ family protein codes for MTIKSASAALRVLSAAAALTIAAAPALAHPGHLDGAGFLDGMAHPAGGLDHLIAMITVGVYGTIIGGRAILTVPGAFLAAMLAGGLLAMLGIALPLVEPMIYASVVVLAMLCVMPMSRTVGIGIAFTGWFGLFHGFAHGAEMPADATALGYAAGFLLSTAALHAGGIALGLALRLLVGRSEEAGQPV; via the coding sequence ATGACGATCAAGTCCGCGTCCGCCGCCCTTCGCGTGCTGTCCGCCGCCGCCGCGCTCACCATCGCCGCCGCCCCCGCGCTGGCCCACCCGGGGCATCTCGACGGAGCCGGCTTCCTCGACGGCATGGCGCACCCGGCCGGAGGCCTGGACCACCTGATCGCCATGATCACCGTCGGCGTCTATGGCACGATCATCGGCGGCAGGGCCATCCTGACGGTGCCCGGCGCCTTCCTGGCGGCGATGCTGGCCGGCGGCCTGCTGGCGATGCTGGGCATCGCGCTGCCGCTGGTCGAGCCGATGATCTACGCCTCGGTCGTCGTGCTGGCGATGCTGTGCGTCATGCCGATGTCGCGCACCGTGGGGATCGGCATCGCCTTCACCGGCTGGTTCGGCCTGTTCCACGGCTTCGCCCACGGGGCGGAGATGCCGGCCGACGCCACGGCGCTCGGCTATGCCGCCGGCTTCCTGCTGTCCACCGCCGCCCTGCATGCCGGCGGCATCGCCCTCGGCCTTGCGCTCCGCCTGCTGGTCGGCCGCAGCGAGGAGGCCGGCCAGCCGGTCTGA
- a CDS encoding HypC/HybG/HupF family hydrogenase formation chaperone encodes MCLGIPGRIVAITDAEAMMATVDVSGVRRSVDVTCVAPKDGPLDGLVGRWTLVHVGFAMSLIDEEEAKATLAILHEIGEANAEIAAFAGEVA; translated from the coding sequence ATGTGTCTGGGCATTCCGGGGCGCATCGTCGCCATCACCGACGCGGAGGCCATGATGGCGACCGTCGACGTCTCGGGCGTGCGCCGCAGCGTCGACGTGACCTGCGTGGCGCCGAAGGACGGCCCGCTCGACGGGCTGGTCGGCCGCTGGACGCTGGTCCATGTCGGCTTCGCCATGAGCCTGATCGACGAGGAGGAGGCGAAGGCGACGCTCGCCATCCTGCATGAGATCGGCGAGGCGAACGCCGAGATCGCCGCCTTCGCCGGCGAGGTGGCGTGA
- a CDS encoding hydrogen peroxide-inducible genes activator, whose product MKPLPTLRQLRYLVAVVDRCHFGQAAEACLVSQSTLSASIQELEELLGTPLLERTRRSVLPTPLGREIAERARLLLKGAEDLVDMARAAEDPMSGPLHLGVIPTIGPFMIPRVMPVLRETFPNLKLYLREDQTARLLARLETGELDAALLALPYPAGDVEMLDIAEDRFSVVCPAGHRLSSAPAAHPSDVAMEDLLLLEDGHCLRDHALAACALEDGRRNATFQGTSLHTLVQMVANGLGVTLLPQMALDSGILRGLDLVARPLDGHRPFRRIGLVWRRTSGRKEAFRRLAEALRGAMEEGATERGATERGASDKDGPAAAAQPAPATEAA is encoded by the coding sequence ATGAAACCGCTTCCCACGCTCCGCCAGCTCCGCTACCTCGTCGCCGTCGTCGACCGCTGCCATTTCGGCCAGGCGGCGGAGGCCTGCCTCGTCAGCCAGTCCACGCTCTCGGCCAGCATCCAGGAGCTGGAGGAGCTGCTGGGCACCCCCCTGCTGGAGCGGACGCGACGCTCCGTCCTGCCGACTCCGCTGGGCCGCGAGATCGCCGAGCGGGCGCGGCTGCTGCTGAAGGGGGCGGAGGATCTGGTGGACATGGCGCGCGCCGCCGAGGATCCGATGTCGGGCCCCTTGCATCTCGGCGTCATCCCGACGATCGGCCCCTTCATGATCCCGCGCGTCATGCCGGTGCTGCGCGAGACCTTCCCCAACCTGAAGCTCTACCTGCGCGAGGACCAGACCGCCCGCCTGCTGGCCCGACTCGAGACGGGGGAGCTGGACGCGGCGCTGCTGGCCCTGCCGTACCCGGCCGGCGACGTCGAGATGCTGGACATCGCGGAGGACCGCTTCTCGGTCGTCTGCCCCGCCGGCCACCGGCTGAGCAGCGCGCCCGCCGCCCATCCCAGCGACGTGGCGATGGAGGATCTGTTGCTGCTGGAAGACGGGCATTGTCTGCGCGACCATGCGCTGGCCGCCTGCGCGCTGGAGGACGGGCGGCGCAACGCCACCTTCCAGGGTACCAGCCTTCACACGCTGGTCCAGATGGTGGCCAACGGGCTGGGAGTGACCCTGTTGCCGCAGATGGCGCTCGATTCGGGCATCCTGCGCGGGCTGGATCTGGTGGCGCGGCCGCTCGACGGGCATCGCCCCTTCCGCCGCATCGGCCTCGTCTGGCGCCGCACCTCCGGCCGCAAGGAGGCCTTCCGCCGGCTGGCCGAGGCGCTGAGGGGCGCCATGGAGGAGGGCGCCACGGAGAGGGGCGCCACAGAAAGGGGTGCCTCGGACAAGGACGGACCGGCCGCCGCGGCGCAGCCCGCCCCGGCGACCGAGGCCGCCTGA
- a CDS encoding hydrogenase small subunit has product MATLETFYEVMRRQGITRRSFLKYCSLTAAALGLGPELVPQIVHAMETKPRTPVLWLHGLECTCCSESFIRSAHPLVKDVVLSMISLDYDDTLMASAGHQAEAILDEVMEKYKGNYILAVEGNPPLNEDGMYCIVGGKPFVDQLRKVSRDAKAIISWGSCASFGCVQAARPNPTRATPVHEVITDKPIIKVPGCPPIAEVMTGVITYMLTFERIPELDRQGRPKMFYSQRIHDKCYRRPHFDAGQFVESFDDEGARKGYCLYKVGCKGPTTYNACSTVRWNEGTSFPIQAGHGCIGCSEDGFWDKGSWYARQTDIHAFGIEANADEIGTTAAIGVGGVIAAHAAVSALKRAQHKGDV; this is encoded by the coding sequence ATGGCAACGCTGGAAACCTTCTACGAGGTGATGCGGCGGCAGGGGATCACACGCCGTTCGTTCCTGAAATACTGTTCGCTGACCGCCGCCGCACTCGGGCTCGGGCCGGAGCTGGTGCCGCAGATCGTCCACGCCATGGAGACCAAGCCTCGCACGCCGGTCCTGTGGCTCCACGGTCTGGAATGCACCTGCTGCTCGGAGTCCTTCATCCGCTCGGCGCATCCGCTGGTGAAGGACGTCGTGCTGTCGATGATCTCGCTCGACTACGACGACACGCTGATGGCGTCGGCCGGCCATCAGGCCGAGGCGATCCTCGACGAGGTCATGGAGAAGTACAAGGGCAACTACATCCTGGCGGTCGAGGGCAACCCGCCGCTGAACGAGGACGGGATGTACTGCATCGTCGGCGGCAAGCCCTTCGTCGACCAGCTCCGCAAGGTTTCCCGCGACGCCAAGGCGATCATCTCCTGGGGCTCCTGCGCCAGCTTCGGCTGCGTCCAGGCGGCGCGCCCCAACCCGACCCGCGCCACCCCGGTGCATGAGGTCATCACCGACAAGCCGATCATCAAGGTGCCCGGCTGCCCGCCGATCGCCGAGGTGATGACCGGCGTCATCACCTACATGCTGACCTTCGAGCGCATCCCCGAGCTGGACCGCCAGGGCCGGCCGAAGATGTTCTACAGCCAGCGCATCCACGACAAATGCTACCGCCGGCCGCATTTCGACGCCGGCCAGTTCGTCGAGTCCTTCGACGACGAGGGGGCGCGCAAGGGCTACTGCCTCTACAAGGTGGGCTGCAAGGGCCCGACCACCTACAACGCCTGCTCGACCGTCCGCTGGAACGAGGGGACGAGCTTCCCCATCCAGGCCGGCCACGGCTGCATCGGCTGCTCCGAGGACGGCTTCTGGGACAAGGGCTCCTGGTACGCGCGCCAGACCGACATCCACGCCTTCGGCATCGAGGCGAACGCCGACGAGATCGGCACCACCGCCGCCATCGGGGTCGGCGGCGTCATCGCCGCGCATGCGGCCGTCAGCGCCCTGAAGCGCGCGCAGCACAAGGGAGACGTCTGA
- the hypE gene encoding hydrogenase expression/formation protein HypE, whose protein sequence is MSSNDNHSSPRAAAPRRRVQVPTVTIAHGGGGSAMRDLVEDVFVGAFGDGGAPLEDQARLPMADLLARGDRLAFTTDSFVVHPLEFPGGDIGKLAVCGTVNDLSVGGAVPVALSCAVVIEEGLEVETLRRIARSIAATAEAAGVRVVTGDTKVVARGACDRLFINTSGVGVIRQGLELGIANARPGDAVIINGPLGDHGAAILAARGELAIDAPVASDCAPLNGLIAALLAAVPGTRLLRDATRGGLAAVLNEMAEASRVGVRLDEDAIPVRAEVRGFCELLGLDPLYLGNEGVAVAVVPADRADAALAALHAHPLGAMAARIGTVTDERPGRVVMDTPFGGTRMVDLLVGDPLPRIC, encoded by the coding sequence ATGAGCAGCAACGACAACCACTCCTCCCCCCGCGCCGCCGCTCCGCGGCGCCGCGTGCAGGTGCCGACCGTGACGATCGCCCACGGCGGCGGCGGCAGCGCCATGCGGGACCTGGTGGAGGACGTCTTCGTCGGCGCCTTCGGCGACGGCGGCGCGCCGCTGGAGGACCAGGCCCGGCTGCCGATGGCCGACCTGCTGGCGCGCGGCGACCGGCTGGCCTTCACCACCGACAGCTTCGTCGTGCATCCGCTGGAGTTCCCCGGCGGCGACATCGGCAAGCTGGCGGTCTGCGGCACGGTCAACGACCTGTCGGTCGGCGGGGCGGTGCCGGTGGCGCTGTCCTGCGCCGTGGTGATCGAGGAAGGGCTGGAGGTGGAGACGCTGCGCCGCATCGCGCGGTCCATCGCCGCGACGGCCGAGGCGGCGGGGGTCCGCGTGGTGACCGGCGACACCAAGGTGGTGGCGCGCGGCGCCTGCGACCGGCTGTTCATCAACACCAGCGGCGTCGGCGTCATCCGGCAGGGGCTGGAGCTCGGCATCGCCAACGCCCGGCCGGGCGACGCGGTGATCATCAACGGTCCGCTCGGCGACCATGGGGCCGCCATCCTGGCGGCGCGCGGCGAGCTGGCGATCGACGCCCCGGTGGCGAGCGACTGCGCACCGCTGAACGGGCTGATCGCCGCCCTGCTGGCCGCGGTTCCCGGCACGCGGCTGCTGCGCGACGCCACGCGCGGCGGGCTCGCCGCCGTCCTGAACGAGATGGCCGAGGCCTCGCGGGTCGGGGTCCGGCTGGACGAGGACGCCATCCCCGTCCGCGCCGAGGTGCGCGGATTCTGCGAGCTTCTCGGGCTCGATCCGCTCTATCTCGGCAACGAGGGCGTCGCCGTCGCCGTCGTCCCGGCCGATCGGGCGGACGCGGCGCTGGCGGCGCTGCACGCCCATCCGCTGGGCGCCATGGCCGCCCGCATCGGCACCGTCACCGACGAGCGGCCCGGCCGCGTCGTCATGGACACGCCCTTCGGCGGCACCCGCATGGTCGACCTGCTGGTCGGCGACCCGCTGCCCCGGATCTGCTGA
- a CDS encoding DoxX family protein yields MSYDRLDTGARGGWIDRTAVGGQDLLLLAARVLLGAIFVQSGFGKLMSLGGFIGGLESQGVPMAAVLGTIGAAVEFFGGLAVVLGAWTRLAALAVAGFTVAATLIAHRYWEVAPEAMRMQQIQFMKNVAIIGGLLSLVASGGGRFAIDALLHRRP; encoded by the coding sequence ATGAGCTACGATCGGCTGGATACCGGCGCGCGCGGCGGGTGGATCGACCGGACGGCGGTGGGCGGGCAGGACCTGTTGCTGCTCGCCGCCCGCGTCCTGCTGGGCGCCATCTTCGTGCAGAGCGGCTTCGGCAAGCTGATGAGCCTCGGCGGCTTCATCGGCGGGCTGGAAAGCCAGGGCGTGCCGATGGCGGCCGTGCTGGGCACCATCGGCGCCGCCGTGGAGTTCTTCGGCGGCCTGGCCGTGGTGCTGGGCGCCTGGACCCGGCTGGCGGCGCTGGCGGTCGCCGGCTTCACCGTCGCCGCGACGCTGATCGCCCACCGCTACTGGGAGGTGGCGCCCGAGGCGATGAGGATGCAGCAGATCCAGTTCATGAAGAATGTCGCGATCATCGGCGGCCTGCTGTCGCTGGTGGCGTCGGGCGGCGGCCGCTTCGCCATCGACGCACTGCTGCACCGGAGGCCGTAA
- the hypF gene encoding carbamoyltransferase HypF, translating into MERLRVRVRGRVQGVGFRPHVHALARRFGLTGWVLNDTDGVLLEVQGEAAAAFLAALSAEAPPLSRIDRVEASPRPVEPEESGFAIRHSESGGPVATGIGPDAAVCPACLAELFDPSDRRYRYPFLNCTHCGPRYTITRRLPYDRPQTAMARFPLCPACAAEYADPSDRRFHAQPTACPVCGPRLSHPPDAILAALLAGRIVAIKGLGGFHLACDAARTDAVERLRRVKQRNDKPFAVMVANAASAERLVHLDPDERRLLEGVARPIVLLRRRGDGPALAPDIAPGLAWLGVMLPYTPIHYLLFHEAAGRPDGVAWLERAQPLTLVMTSANPGGEPLAIGNEEARRRLDGIADLIVDHDRDILIRADDSVVRKLAGAPAFLRRGRGHVPEPIRLARRVPPLLAVGGHLKATICLIRGDEAFLSQHIGDLDNPATLDFLEETVAHLTHVLGVEPVAVAHDLHPDFHSTRFALATGLPAVPVQHHHAHVAAVLAEHRVEGPALGLALDGFGLGADGGSWGGEMLLVEGARMERLGHLAPLAQPGGDLAARQPWRMAAAALARLGRGDEIVPRFASHGPAEGVRRMIEAGLNAPPTSSCGRWFDAACGLLGVRPVAGFEGEAPMTLESLVRRPRVADGTWRVEGGRLDLSPLMERLLSAADAAEGADLFHGTLVAALLDWTLPVLAERRMGRVVLSGGCLMNGVLAEGLVAGFAAAGVEALLPRLAPANDGGLSLGQAWVACASLPTE; encoded by the coding sequence ATGGAGCGGCTTCGCGTCAGGGTGCGCGGCCGGGTGCAGGGGGTGGGCTTCCGCCCGCATGTCCATGCGCTGGCCCGCCGGTTCGGCCTGACCGGCTGGGTGCTGAACGACACCGACGGCGTCCTGCTGGAGGTGCAGGGGGAGGCCGCCGCCGCCTTCCTCGCCGCCCTGTCGGCCGAGGCGCCGCCGCTCTCCCGCATCGATCGGGTCGAGGCGTCGCCCCGTCCGGTCGAGCCGGAGGAGAGCGGCTTCGCCATCCGCCACAGCGAGAGCGGCGGCCCGGTCGCCACGGGAATCGGGCCGGACGCCGCCGTCTGCCCGGCCTGCCTGGCCGAGCTGTTCGATCCGTCCGACCGCCGCTACCGCTACCCCTTCCTCAACTGCACCCATTGCGGTCCGCGCTACACCATCACGCGGCGGCTGCCCTACGACCGGCCGCAGACGGCGATGGCGCGCTTCCCGCTCTGCCCGGCCTGCGCGGCGGAGTATGCCGACCCGTCCGACCGCCGCTTCCATGCCCAGCCCACCGCCTGCCCGGTCTGCGGCCCGCGCCTGTCCCATCCGCCGGACGCGATCCTGGCGGCCCTGCTGGCCGGCAGGATCGTTGCCATCAAGGGGCTGGGCGGTTTCCACCTCGCCTGCGACGCCGCGCGGACCGACGCGGTGGAGCGGCTGCGCCGGGTGAAGCAGCGCAACGACAAGCCCTTCGCCGTCATGGTCGCCAACGCGGCCTCGGCCGAACGGCTGGTCCATCTCGACCCCGACGAACGGCGGCTGCTGGAGGGGGTGGCGCGGCCCATCGTCCTGCTGCGCCGGCGGGGCGACGGTCCAGCCCTGGCGCCGGACATCGCGCCGGGGCTGGCGTGGCTGGGCGTCATGCTGCCCTACACGCCGATCCATTATCTGCTGTTCCACGAGGCGGCCGGGCGTCCGGACGGCGTGGCGTGGCTGGAGCGGGCGCAGCCGCTGACCCTGGTGATGACCTCGGCCAATCCCGGCGGCGAACCGCTCGCCATCGGCAACGAGGAGGCGCGGCGGCGCCTGGACGGCATCGCCGACCTGATCGTCGATCATGACCGCGACATCCTGATCCGCGCCGACGACTCGGTGGTGCGCAAGCTGGCCGGGGCGCCCGCCTTCCTGCGCCGCGGCCGAGGCCATGTTCCGGAGCCGATCAGGCTGGCGCGCCGCGTGCCGCCGCTGCTGGCGGTCGGCGGACATCTGAAGGCGACCATCTGCCTGATCCGCGGCGACGAGGCCTTCCTGTCGCAGCACATCGGCGACCTCGACAATCCGGCGACCCTGGACTTCCTGGAGGAGACGGTCGCCCATCTCACCCATGTGCTGGGGGTGGAACCGGTGGCGGTGGCGCACGACCTCCATCCGGACTTCCACTCCACCCGCTTCGCGCTCGCCACCGGCCTGCCGGCGGTTCCCGTCCAGCACCACCATGCCCATGTGGCCGCGGTGCTGGCGGAGCATCGCGTGGAGGGGCCGGCGCTGGGGCTGGCGCTCGACGGGTTCGGGCTGGGGGCGGACGGCGGTTCCTGGGGTGGGGAGATGCTGCTGGTCGAGGGCGCGCGGATGGAGCGGCTCGGCCATCTCGCCCCGCTCGCCCAGCCCGGCGGCGACCTCGCGGCGCGCCAGCCCTGGCGCATGGCCGCCGCAGCGCTCGCCCGGCTCGGCCGTGGCGACGAGATCGTCCCCCGTTTCGCCTCCCATGGGCCGGCCGAGGGGGTGCGGCGGATGATCGAGGCCGGGCTGAACGCGCCGCCGACCAGCTCCTGCGGGCGCTGGTTCGATGCCGCCTGCGGCCTGCTCGGCGTGCGGCCGGTGGCCGGCTTCGAAGGCGAGGCACCGATGACGCTCGAGTCTCTCGTCCGCCGTCCCCGCGTCGCCGACGGCACCTGGCGGGTCGAGGGTGGCCGCCTCGACCTCTCCCCGCTGATGGAGCGGCTGCTGTCGGCGGCGGACGCGGCGGAGGGCGCCGACCTCTTCCATGGCACCCTGGTCGCCGCCCTGCTGGACTGGACGCTGCCGGTCCTGGCGGAGCGTCGGATGGGCCGGGTGGTGCTGTCCGGCGGCTGCCTGATGAACGGCGTGCTGGCGGAAGGGCTCGTCGCCGGCTTCGCCGCTGCGGGGGTGGAGGCGCTGCTGCCGCGGCTGGCCCCGGCAAACGACGGCGGGCTCAGCCTGGGGCAGGCCTGGGTGGCCTGCGCGTCGCTTCCGACGGAATAG
- the hypD gene encoding hydrogenase formation protein HypD encodes MTAPLTAGANPFQDRETGRRLIARIGEKLDRLGATERKPVRLMEICGGHTHTIFRHGLSGVLPAGLEFLHGPGCPVCVLPMGRIDDCVAIAEDPRVIFTTFGDAMRVPGSKKSLMQAKADGADIRMVYSPLDALELARRNPDREVVFFGLGFETTMPSTALTVLKAEREGIANFSLFCNHITIIPTIRAVLDTPGMMVDGFIGPGHVSMVIGLKPYRFIASQYDRPLVVTGFEPLDVLQSVWMLLDQIDRGVVEIQNQYARVVPEEGNPQANAAIDAVFETRPFFEWRGLGSIDESGVAIRERFARFDAERRFAVRSPAVAEPDSCQCGGVLTGTVKPWQCPLFGGACTPESPVGALMVSSEGACAAYHQYGGLRKGAA; translated from the coding sequence ATGACCGCTCCCCTCACCGCCGGGGCCAACCCCTTCCAGGACCGCGAGACCGGCCGGCGCCTGATCGCCCGGATCGGCGAGAAGCTGGACAGGCTGGGCGCCACCGAGCGCAAGCCGGTCCGGCTGATGGAGATCTGCGGCGGCCACACCCACACCATCTTCCGCCACGGGCTGTCCGGCGTGCTGCCGGCCGGGCTGGAGTTCCTGCACGGGCCGGGCTGCCCGGTCTGCGTGCTGCCGATGGGCCGCATCGACGACTGCGTCGCCATCGCCGAGGACCCGCGCGTCATCTTCACCACTTTCGGCGACGCCATGCGCGTGCCGGGCTCGAAGAAGTCGCTGATGCAGGCGAAGGCCGACGGGGCCGACATCCGCATGGTCTATTCGCCGCTCGACGCGCTGGAGCTGGCGCGGCGCAACCCGGACCGCGAGGTGGTATTCTTCGGCCTCGGCTTCGAGACGACGATGCCCTCCACCGCGCTGACCGTGCTGAAGGCGGAGCGCGAGGGGATCGCCAACTTCTCGCTGTTCTGCAACCACATCACCATCATCCCGACCATCCGCGCGGTGCTGGACACGCCGGGCATGATGGTCGACGGCTTCATCGGGCCGGGCCATGTCAGCATGGTGATCGGGCTGAAGCCCTACCGCTTCATCGCCAGCCAGTACGACCGCCCGCTGGTGGTGACGGGGTTCGAGCCGCTGGACGTCCTGCAGTCCGTCTGGATGCTGCTGGACCAGATCGACCGCGGCGTGGTCGAGATCCAGAACCAGTACGCCCGCGTCGTGCCGGAGGAAGGCAACCCCCAGGCCAACGCCGCCATCGACGCGGTGTTCGAGACGCGGCCCTTCTTCGAATGGCGCGGCCTCGGCAGCATCGACGAATCCGGCGTCGCCATCCGCGAGCGCTTCGCCCGCTTCGACGCCGAGCGGCGCTTCGCCGTCCGGAGCCCGGCGGTCGCCGAGCCCGACTCCTGCCAGTGCGGCGGCGTGCTGACCGGCACGGTGAAGCCCTGGCAATGCCCGTTGTTCGGCGGCGCCTGCACGCCGGAAAGCCCGGTCGGCGCCCTGATGGTCTCCTCGGAAGGCGCCTGCGCCGCCTATCACCAGTATGGCGGCCTGCGCAAGGGTGCGGCATGA
- a CDS encoding sigma-54-dependent transcriptional regulator, which produces MALPPLPTPPQPPSTAAVRPGILVVDDEPRSVEVIARVLDEDFEVFTALSAAEALRILETEWVQVVFSDQRMPEMSGVEFLTQVRERWPDVLRIVITGYIDPEDIIGAINTAGIHQFITKPWHPDHLLLTARNAARTYQLQREHERLSNELKLAAGVAESRVASRRERVRRQYRFDSLVRAPGSPIDEVCRKAAQVAGFNVPVLVLGETGTGKELLARAIHYGSPRADRPFYGENCGAIPDELLESELFGHKKGAFTGAHTNRLGLLEQADGGTIFLDEIGDISPAFQVKLLRFLQEGEIRPVGSNETRRVDVRVIAATHRDLTAEVRAGRFREDLYYRLCTMTLTMPPLRDHPADIPVLARHILDRLMAAHGKTVKGFTGETLACLEAYGWPGNVRELQNEIMRMLVLCEGDWLGAELLSDTVLRGAAMAAGGRRGHAVDGAAVREITASGIAVPGPAIDGRPPGGPWDGAAALEVLAQGGPLKTRIERIEAGILLETLVRCRWNKSRAADELGLSRMGLRAKLERYGIERGPAAQRH; this is translated from the coding sequence ATGGCCCTGCCGCCGCTCCCGACGCCGCCACAGCCGCCGTCGACCGCCGCCGTCCGCCCCGGCATCCTGGTGGTCGATGACGAGCCGCGCTCGGTCGAGGTGATCGCGCGCGTGCTGGACGAGGATTTCGAGGTGTTCACCGCGCTGTCGGCGGCGGAGGCGCTGCGCATCCTGGAGACGGAGTGGGTGCAGGTCGTCTTCTCCGACCAGCGGATGCCGGAGATGAGCGGGGTCGAGTTCCTGACCCAGGTGCGCGAGCGCTGGCCCGACGTGCTGCGCATCGTCATCACCGGCTACATCGATCCGGAAGACATCATCGGCGCCATCAACACGGCGGGCATCCACCAGTTCATCACCAAGCCCTGGCACCCCGACCATCTGCTGCTGACCGCGCGCAACGCCGCCCGGACCTACCAGCTCCAGCGCGAGCACGAGCGGCTGTCGAACGAGCTGAAGCTGGCCGCCGGGGTGGCCGAGAGCCGCGTCGCCTCGCGCCGCGAGCGGGTGCGCCGGCAGTACCGCTTCGACAGCCTGGTCCGCGCCCCCGGCAGCCCGATCGACGAGGTGTGCCGCAAGGCCGCCCAGGTCGCCGGCTTCAACGTGCCGGTGCTGGTGCTGGGCGAGACCGGCACCGGCAAGGAACTGCTGGCCCGCGCCATCCATTACGGCAGCCCGCGCGCCGACCGCCCCTTCTACGGCGAGAATTGCGGCGCCATCCCGGACGAGCTGCTGGAAAGCGAGCTGTTCGGCCACAAGAAGGGGGCCTTCACCGGCGCCCACACCAACCGGCTGGGCCTGCTGGAGCAGGCGGACGGCGGCACCATCTTCCTGGACGAGATCGGCGACATCTCCCCCGCCTTCCAGGTCAAGCTGCTGCGTTTCCTGCAGGAGGGCGAGATCCGCCCGGTCGGCTCCAACGAGACGAGGCGGGTCGACGTGCGGGTGATCGCCGCCACCCACCGCGACCTGACGGCGGAGGTGCGGGCCGGCCGCTTCCGCGAGGATCTCTATTACCGGCTCTGCACCATGACGCTGACCATGCCGCCGCTGCGCGACCATCCGGCGGACATCCCGGTGCTGGCGCGCCACATCCTGGACCGGCTGATGGCGGCGCACGGCAAGACGGTGAAGGGCTTCACCGGTGAGACGCTGGCCTGCCTGGAGGCCTATGGATGGCCGGGCAACGTCCGCGAGCTGCAGAACGAGATCATGCGCATGCTCGTCCTGTGCGAGGGCGACTGGCTGGGGGCGGAGCTGCTGTCCGACACGGTGCTGCGCGGCGCGGCGATGGCCGCCGGGGGCCGCCGCGGACACGCCGTCGACGGCGCCGCCGTCCGGGAGATTACCGCCAGCGGGATCGCCGTCCCCGGACCCGCGATCGACGGCCGGCCGCCGGGCGGGCCATGGGACGGCGCCGCCGCGCTGGAGGTTCTGGCACAGGGCGGGCCGCTGAAGACGCGGATCGAGCGGATCGAGGCCGGCATCCTGCTGGAGACGCTGGTGCGCTGCCGCTGGAACAAGAGCAGGGCCGCCGACGAACTCGGCTTGTCGCGCATGGGATTGCGCGCCAAGCTGGAGCGCTATGGGATCGAGCGCGGTCCGGCGGCGCAACGTCATTGA
- the cybH gene encoding Ni/Fe-hydrogenase, b-type cytochrome subunit: MSPLDDAKKGAATAAAPATPRFLKAIYVYEVPVRIWHWVNALAITVLAVTGYLIASPLPSQPGEASANYLMGYIRFAHFAAAYIFAIGFIGRIYWAFVGNHHSRQLFRFPFWNTAWWGELILEARWYLFLAKKPKLYVGHNPLAQFAMFWFITVGCTFMIVTGFALYAEGAGQGSWQDKLFGWVIPLFGQSQDVHTWHHLGMWAILLFVMVHVYAAVREDIMSRQSIISTMVSGVRTFKDSEIPADEVDPNRRAVR; this comes from the coding sequence ATGTCCCCTCTCGACGACGCGAAGAAGGGTGCGGCGACCGCCGCCGCACCGGCGACCCCGCGCTTCCTGAAGGCGATCTATGTCTACGAGGTCCCGGTGCGCATCTGGCACTGGGTCAACGCGCTGGCGATCACCGTGCTGGCCGTCACCGGCTATCTGATCGCCAGCCCGCTGCCCAGCCAGCCGGGCGAGGCCAGCGCCAACTACCTGATGGGCTACATCCGCTTCGCCCATTTCGCCGCAGCCTACATCTTCGCCATCGGCTTCATCGGCCGCATCTACTGGGCCTTCGTCGGCAACCACCACTCCCGCCAGCTCTTCCGCTTCCCCTTCTGGAACACCGCCTGGTGGGGGGAGCTGATCCTGGAGGCGCGCTGGTACCTGTTCCTGGCGAAGAAGCCGAAGCTCTATGTCGGGCACAACCCGCTGGCGCAGTTCGCCATGTTCTGGTTCATCACGGTCGGCTGCACCTTCATGATCGTGACCGGCTTCGCGCTCTATGCCGAGGGCGCCGGCCAGGGAAGCTGGCAGGACAAGCTGTTCGGCTGGGTCATCCCGCTGTTCGGCCAGAGCCAGGACGTCCACACTTGGCACCATCTGGGCATGTGGGCGATCCTGCTGTTCGTGATGGTCCACGTCTACGCCGCGGTGCGCGAGGACATCATGTCCCGCCAGTCGATCATCTCCACCATGGTCAGCGGCGTGCGCACCTTCAAGGATTCGGAAATCCCCGCCGACGAGGTGGACCCGAACCGCCGCGCCGTGCGCTGA